From the Cucurbita pepo subsp. pepo cultivar mu-cu-16 chromosome LG05, ASM280686v2, whole genome shotgun sequence genome, one window contains:
- the LOC111794866 gene encoding protein HIRA-like isoform X5, which yields MSNGICTAVLRGHSSLVKGVAWDPIGSFIASQSDDKTVIIWRTSDWSLVHRTDGHWTKSLGSTFFRRLGWSPCGHFITTTHGFQKPRHSAPVLERGEWSATFDFLGHNAPVIVVKFNHSMFRRNLTNANEMKSVPVGWTNGASKVGGKESTSYNVIAIGSQDRTITVWTTASPRPLFVAKHFFTQSVVDLSWSPDGYSLFACSLDGSVATFHFEVKEIGQRLPDSELDEIKRSRYGDVRGRQVNLAETPAQLMLEAASLRQVPSKKVVSEPQQNLTHAKSSIDARDASKTLEAQVDESKKSGGAGGGGGASGDGLNKVSSASLKVSSPVKQREYRRPDGRKRIIPEAVGVSVPQENKSGGIQSSNALDFPSMSSDQKMENNGVVSPECLRESSARGMPSQHTDLKKRPGVTARATITDSLVIEKVPLSSGRDVNMMVDSSGNLKTSSSSLASCSSVLSIRVLDKKEGEHTKPICLEARPKEHATNDIIGAGNTSMLKETVISCTKGSKTLWSDRVSGKVTVLAGNANFWAVGCEDGCVQVYTKCGRRSMPTMMMGSAATFIDCDDSWKLLLVTGKGSLYVWDLFNRSCLLHDSLASLIPLNPDSSTKDSGTIKVISAKLSKSGSPLVLLASRHAFLFDTSLMCWLRVADDCFPASNFSSSWNLGSIQSGELAALQVDIRKYLARKPGWSRVTDDGMQTRAHLETQMASSLALKSPNEYRQWLLSYIRFLAREADESRLREVCESLLGPPTGMAGDALADTKNLAWDPCVLGMRKHKLLREDILPAMASNRKVQRLLNEFMDLLSEYENVDPKDSHPSTSSVREPCHEQSAPQQAEKMETDPTVTHPKPSSKLVMVPTSFAPPLDQVHVGESVKDLVPSEAKN from the exons ATGAGCAATGGTATTTGTACAGCTGTTTTGAGGGGCCACTCTAGCCTTGTCAAAGGAGTTGCCTGGGATCCCATAGGCTCTTTCATAGCCAGTCAATCGGATGATAAGACAGTTATTATATGGAGAACAAGCGACTGGAGCCTTGTTCACCGAACTGATGGCCACTGGACAAAATCC cTTGGATCTACGTTTTTCCGACGTTTAGGATGGTCTCCTTGTGGACATTTCATCACTACCACTCATGGTTTTCAGAAGCCCAGGCATTCTGCACCAGTTTTGGAGAGGGGGGAATGGTCTGCCACATTTGATTTCCTAGGACACAATGCTCCTGTTATTGTTGTGAAATTCAATCATTCTATGTTTCGGAGGAATTTAACTAATGCTAATGAGATGAAGTCTGTTCCTGTTGGGTGGACAAATGGAGCTTCGAAGGTTGGAGGCAAAGAATCCACATCATATAATGTGATTGCAATTGGGAGTCAGGATCGCACAATAACTGTATGGACGACAGCAAGTCCTCGCCCTCTTTTTGTTGCCAAACATTTCTTTACTCAAAGTGTTGTTGATTTATCTTG GAGTCCTGATGGATATTCACTCTTTGCATGTTCCTTGGATGGGTCAGTTGCgacttttcattttgaggtGAAAGAAATTGGACAGAGGTTGCCAGATTCAGAACTTGATGAGATAAAAAGAAGTCGTTATGGTGATGTTAGAGGTCGGCAAGTGAATTTAGCTGAAACTCCAGCTCAGCTGATGCTTGAAGCAGCTTCATTGAGGCAAGTCCCGAGCAAGAAAGTGGTTTCGGAACCTCAACAAAATCTGACGCATGCAAAATCTTCAATTGATGCGAGGGATGCCTCAAAGACTTTGGAGGCTCAAGTTGATGAGTCAAAGAAGAGCGGGGGAGCTGGTGGGGGCGGGGGAGCTAGTGGGGATGGTTTAAATAAGGTATCATCAGCTTCCCTGAAGGTTTCTAGTCCTGTGAAGCAAAGAGAGTATAGAAGGCCTGATGGAAGAAAGAGAATTATTCCAGAAGCAGTTGGAGTGTCTGTCCCGCAGGAGAACAAGTCTGGTGGGATTCAGAGTAGCAATGCACTCGATTTCCCTTCTATGTCATCTGAccaaaaaatggagaataatgGTGTCGTTTCCCCTGAATGTTTAAGGGAAAGCTCTGCGAGGGGAATGCCCAGCCAACATACTGATTTAAAGAAGCGTCCAGGGGTCACTGCTCGAGCAACAATCACTGATAGTTTAGTCATCGAGAAGGTTCCTCTCTCTTCAGGTAGAGATGTAAACATGATGGTGGATTCTTCTGGGAATTTGAAGACGTCGTCAAGTTCATTGGCTTCCTGTAGTTCTGTACTGTCAATTAGGGTGCTTGATAAGAAAGAAGGGGAACATACCAAGCCAATTTGCTTGGAAGCTCGACCAAAGGAGCATGCTACTAATGACATTATCGGGGCCGGAAACACATCAATGTTGAAAGAAACAGTTATTTCTTGTACTAAGGGATCTAAAACTCTGTGGTCTGATAGGGTCTCAGGGAAAGTCACTGTTTTGGCTGGAAATGCAAATTTCTGGGCAGTAGGGTGTGAAGATGGATGCGTACAG GTTTATACAAAGTGTGGTAGACGTTCTATGCCTACCATGATGATGGGATCTGCTGCTACATTTATTGATTGTGATGATTCCTGGAAATTGTTGCTGGTGACTGGGAAAGGTTCCTTGTACGTATGGGATCTGTTTAACCGCAGTTGTCTCCTTCACGACTCGCTGGCATCATTAATTCCTTTGAACCCTGACTCATCTACAAAAGATTCTG GCACAATTAAAGTTATATCTGCCAAGCTGTCAAAATCTGGTTCTCCTCTAGTTCTTTTGGCCTCTCGCCATGCTTTTCTCTTCGATACTAGCCTTATGTGTTGGCTGAGAGTAGCAGACGACTGTTTCCCTGCATCGAATTTTTCCAGCTCTTGGAACTTGGGGTCAATTCAGAGCGGAGAACTTGCTGCACTGCAGGTTGATATCAGGAAATACTTAGCTAGAAAGCCAGGTTGGAGTAG GGTCACTGACGATGGGATGCAGACACGTGCTCACCTAGAGACTCAGAtggcgtcctcgctagcattAAAGTCACCTAATGAGTATCGCCAATGGCTTCTATCATACATACGCTTTTTGGCAAG AGAAGCAGATGAATCTCGACTACGCGAGGTTTGCGAGAGTTTACTAGGACCGCCAACTGGGATGGCTGGAGATGCATTGGCAGATACAAAAAATCTTGCCTGGGATCCTTGTGTGCTT GGCATGAGAAAGCACAAACTTCTAAGAGAAGATATCCTTCCGGCCATGGCATCAAATAGAAAAGTCCAGCGACTGCTCAACGAATTCATGGATCTTCTCTCCGAGTATGAAAATGTCGACCCAAAAGATTCCCATCCGTCAACATCAAGCGTTCGGGAACCATGTCACGAGCAATCTGCTCCACAGCAAGCAGAGAAAATGGAAACTGATCCCACAGTTACTCATCCAAAGCCTTCCTCCAAATTGGTAATGGTTCCAACAAGTTTTGCTCCACCTCTAGATCAGGTTCATGTGGGCGAGTCGGTAAAGGATCTAGTTCCTTCGGAAGCGAAAAACTGA